One stretch of Thermodesulfobacteriota bacterium DNA includes these proteins:
- the dnaJ gene encoding molecular chaperone DnaJ: MADKRDYYEILGVSRECTEVELKKCYRQIALKYHPDKNPGDKEAEEVFKEASEAYSVLCDPEKRRIYDQFGHAGLNGMGGGHGAGFEDIFSSFGDIFEDFFGFGGGRRSSRRARRGNDLRYDLTVDFMEAAFGHETEIDLEKLAPCSKCEGTGCKPGTQPETCRQCNGTGQMTRSQGFFMVKTTCSACRGSGRHIASPCPKCKGRGQEMLKKKVTLKIPAGVDNGSKLRLTGEGEPGDRDAPPGDLYVFINVRPHKFFQRNGNDVICLMELSFVQAALGDTIMVPTLTGEKPLEIPKGTQYGDTFRFAGEGIPSLRGKHRGDQIIQVDVRTPVNLNRKQEELLREFSSCESEKFSNKLRNLLKKSAGSR, from the coding sequence ATGGCGGACAAGAGAGATTATTACGAAATCCTGGGGGTTTCCAGGGAGTGCACGGAAGTAGAACTGAAAAAGTGCTACCGCCAGATCGCCCTGAAATACCATCCCGACAAGAACCCCGGCGATAAAGAAGCCGAAGAGGTGTTCAAAGAGGCGTCGGAGGCATACAGCGTTCTGTGCGATCCGGAGAAGCGCCGCATTTACGACCAGTTCGGCCATGCCGGGTTAAACGGCATGGGCGGCGGTCACGGCGCCGGGTTTGAGGATATCTTTTCCAGCTTCGGGGATATTTTCGAGGATTTTTTCGGGTTCGGCGGCGGCCGACGTTCTTCCCGGCGGGCGAGGCGCGGAAACGACCTGCGGTACGATCTGACCGTTGATTTCATGGAGGCCGCCTTCGGCCATGAAACCGAAATAGATCTGGAAAAACTGGCCCCGTGCTCCAAGTGCGAAGGCACCGGTTGCAAGCCGGGCACCCAGCCGGAAACCTGCCGACAATGCAACGGCACCGGCCAGATGACCCGGTCCCAGGGGTTTTTCATGGTAAAAACGACCTGTTCCGCCTGCCGGGGAAGCGGGCGGCATATCGCCTCTCCCTGTCCCAAGTGCAAGGGCCGGGGCCAGGAAATGCTCAAAAAAAAGGTCACGCTGAAAATCCCGGCCGGAGTGGATAACGGCTCCAAGCTGCGGCTGACCGGGGAGGGCGAACCCGGTGACAGGGACGCGCCTCCGGGCGACCTGTATGTTTTCATCAATGTCCGGCCGCATAAGTTTTTTCAGAGAAACGGCAACGACGTCATTTGTCTGATGGAACTATCCTTTGTCCAGGCGGCCCTGGGCGACACCATCATGGTACCTACCCTGACCGGAGAAAAACCTCTGGAAATCCCCAAAGGCACCCAGTACGGAGATACCTTCCGGTTCGCCGGCGAGGGCATCCCATCCCTGCGCGGCAAACACCGGGGGGATCAGATCATCCAGGTCGATGTTCGCACGCCGGTCAACCTGAACAGGAAGCAGGAGGAGCTGCTGCGGGAGTTCTCTTCCTGCGAGAGCGAGAAGTTTTCCAACAAGTTGCGGAACCTGTTGAAAAAAAGCGCCGGTTCCCGTTAA
- the queD gene encoding 6-carboxytetrahydropterin synthase QueD: MFELKVVTDFAAAHRLAMVTDKCENLHGHNWKVEVHVAGEQLNSAGVLIDFGEIKAHIRGIVGELDHKYLNDLDFFQGNPSSERIAVHIADRLAALLPGGNIRVSRVAVWESHDACATYTPGKRETAF; this comes from the coding sequence ATGTTTGAATTGAAAGTCGTTACTGATTTCGCGGCCGCCCACCGGCTGGCCATGGTTACGGATAAATGCGAAAATCTGCATGGCCATAACTGGAAAGTGGAAGTGCACGTGGCCGGCGAACAGTTAAACAGCGCCGGCGTGCTGATCGATTTCGGCGAGATCAAGGCGCATATCCGGGGAATTGTCGGGGAACTGGACCATAAGTATTTAAACGATCTGGATTTCTTTCAGGGCAATCCCTCCTCGGAACGGATCGCCGTTCACATCGCCGACCGTCTGGCCGCGCTGCTGCCCGGCGGCAATATCCGTGTCTCCCGGGTGGCGGTGTGGGAGTCCCATGACGCCTGCGCCACTTATACCCCGGGAAAACGGGAGACGGCGTTTTGA